A region of the Coriobacteriia bacterium genome:
CGACCCTCTACCTGAGAGAATCCTGGTCGGGCTGACAGGATTTGAACCTGCGACCTCTTGACCCCCAGTCAAGTGCGCTACCAAACTGCGCCACAGCCCGATATCGTTCTGACCTGCGAGAACATCTCCCGCTTCGGCCGGAAGCGAACGGATTATATCACGCGCCGCCCCAGCCCGCGGGCACCGCGGGAACGGCCCGCCCCACGGCGTCTCAGCCCTCCCCCTCGGGCCCTCCGGTCACGCCCCCGCGGTACATCACGACCTCGACCTCCTCCAGCGTGATGAGCCCGTCGGAGACCATCGCGCCGAAGACCTCGGCGAGCGCCACGATGCGGCTCTCCACGTCGATCACGGTGACCACGAGCGGCAGGTCGGCGGACATGCGCAGGTCGTACCGAGCGTGCAGCCGGCTCGTGGCGCCGAAGCCGGTGATGCCGCGCAGAACCGTGGCGCCCGCGCACCCCGCCGCCCGCGCCTGCTCCACGAGCGCCACGTAGAGCGGCCTGTCGTCGTAGGTGTCCGATTCCCCCACGTAGGCCGAGAGCCTCAGCGCCCGGCCGAAGAGTTCGCTCCTCACGGTGGGCCTCCTTGCCGAACCGTCACTCTATCGCATGCATCGGCGCGCAGTCCCGCCGCGCCTGAGGGGTGCGCCCGCGACTCACCCCGTCCGCCTGCCCCCCAGCAGCGCCGCGACGCGGTCCAGCAGGGCCCGGGCGAGCGCGCTCTTCTCCATCTCCGGCAGCTCCTCGGCGCCGCCGGCCGAGACGAGCGTCCAGCGGTTGCGCGTCGAGCCGAAGCCTAGCCCGGGGACCGAGACGTCGTTGGCGACCACGAGGTCGAGCTCCTTGGCCTCCAGCTTGGCGCGCGCGTTCTGCACGAGGCGCTCCGTCTCGGCGGCGAAGCCCACGAGCACCCGCTTCCCCTTACGTTCCCCGAGCTCGGCGAGGATGTCGGGGTTGCGCTCCAGCCGCAGCACATCCGGCGCCTCGTCCTTCTTGACCTTGCCCGGCGACGCCTCGGCCGGCCGGAAGTCGGCCACCGCCGCCGCGGCGATCACGCACTCGGACTCCCCGTACGCCGCCCCCACGGCGTCGCGCATCTGAAGCGCGGTCGTCACGCGCACCACTCGCACGCCGAAGGGGTCCGGCAGCTCGCACGGGCCGCTCACCAGGGTGACCTCGGCGCCGCGCCGCGCGGCTTCCTCGGCGATGGCGAAGCCCGTCCTGCCCGAGGACCGGTTGCCGAGGAAGCGCACGGCGTCGATCGGCTCCCGCGTGCCGCCGGCGGTCACGAGCACCCGCACGCCCGCCAGGTCGCGCGACCGGCGGGCCTCGGCGAGGATCGCCTCGAGGATGTCGGGGAGCTCCGCCAGGCGCCCCTCCCCCACCTCGCCGCATGCGAG
Encoded here:
- a CDS encoding DUF190 domain-containing protein — protein: MRSELFGRALRLSAYVGESDTYDDRPLYVALVEQARAAGCAGATVLRGITGFGATSRLHARYDLRMSADLPLVVTVIDVESRIVALAEVFGAMVSDGLITLEEVEVVMYRGGVTGGPEGEG
- the coaBC gene encoding bifunctional phosphopantothenoylcysteine decarboxylase/phosphopantothenate--cysteine ligase CoaBC, with the protein product MPGTIGPTAAEEARVSRTTVVLGVTGCVAAYKACELARALMREGLRVKVVMTEAATRLIGPATFRALTGEPVAVSLWEEPASRVHHVSLAEEADVLTVAPCTANTLAELACGRADDLLTTVALATEAPLVLAPAMNVHMWRRDATQANVRALRERGAVVVEPAAGELACGEVGEGRLAELPDILEAILAEARRSRDLAGVRVLVTAGGTREPIDAVRFLGNRSSGRTGFAIAEEAARRGAEVTLVSGPCELPDPFGVRVVRVTTALQMRDAVGAAYGESECVIAAAAVADFRPAEASPGKVKKDEAPDVLRLERNPDILAELGERKGKRVLVGFAAETERLVQNARAKLEAKELDLVVANDVSVPGLGFGSTRNRWTLVSAGGAEELPEMEKSALARALLDRVAALLGGRRTG